GCACGGCTGATGCGCACCGAGTGCGTGGACGCGGTGGCCGTGGTCGACGCGCGCGGCGTCGCGGTCGGCATCGTCACCGGCAGCGACCTGGTCGCACTGCTGGCACGGTGACCGGTTTCGCGCGCCGGGCGGCCCGTCATAGCATCGCCGGTGTGGAACAGCAGTGGAACACGCTGGGATTGCCGCCGCTGTCGCGGGCGGGTCTGGACGAGCTGCTGCAGGAGCTGCTGGATCGCGTCGCCGAGGTGATGGCGAGCCGGGAGCGGCTGCGCAGCCTGCTCGACGCGGTCGTCGGCATCGGCACCGACCTGGACCTGCGCTCGACGCTGGAGCGGATCGTGGTCGCGGCGTGCCACCTGGCCGACGCCCGCTACGGCGCGCTCGGGGTGGTGGGGCCCGACCGCACGCTGGTCGAGTTCATCACGCACGGCATCGACCCGCGCGCGCACGCGGCCATCGGCGACCTGCCCACCGGGCACGGCGTGCTCGGGCTGCTCATCGCCGAGCCGCACCCGGTGCGGGTCCCGGACATCTCGGCGCACCCCCGCTCGGTCGGCTTCCCGCCGCACCACCCGCCCATGAAGAGCTTCCTCGGGGTGCCCATCCGCATCCGCGACCAGGTGTTCGGCAACCTCTACCTGGCCGAGAAGCGAGAGGCGGCGTCGTTCACCGAGGACGACGAGGAGATCACCATGGCGCTGGCGGCGGCGGCCGGCGCCGCGATCGAGAACGCCCGCCTGTACGCGCTCGCGCAGCGCCGCCAGCACTGGCTCGCCGCCACCTCGGAGATCACCACCGCGCTGTCCGGTGACCTGTCCACCGGCGAGGCGCTGGCCCTGGTGGCCCGCCGGGCCCGCGAGGTGGCCGAAGCGTCGCTGGTGGCGGTGCTGCTGCACGACGAGGCGGCGGGCACGCTGCGGGTGGCCGCGGTGGACGCCGCCGAGCCGGTGCCCGGCCTGTCCGGGGCGGAGCTGCCGGCCGGGCAGACGGGCCTGCGCCCGGTGCTGGACCTGCACCAGGTGGTCGCGCTGGAACGGCTCGGCAAGGCCGCCCCGTGGCCGGTGCCGGTGCCCGACGTGCGCGCCGTCGCCGCGCCGCTGGCCGGCGCGCAGGGGGTGCTGCTGGTCGGGTATCCCGGCCCGGCGCGGGTCGACGACGAGCTGCTGCTGACGGCGTTCGCGGGCCAGGCCGGGCTGGCGCTGCAGCAGGCGCGGGCCCGGGAGGACCGCGAGCAGCTGCTGGTGCTGTCCGACCGGGAGCGCATCGCCCGCGACCTGCACGACGTGGTGATCCAGCGGCTGTTCGCCACCGGCCTGCAGCTGCAGACGGTGGCGGGGATGGCGGGGCAGCGGCCCGAGGTGGCGAGCCGGATCGGCACGGCGGTGGACGCGCTGGACAGCACCATCCGCGACATCCGCGGGGCGATCTTCGAGCTGCGCAGCCCGGCCGGGGAGTCGCTGCGGGCCGAGCTGCGCGGGCTGGCCGAGGACGCCGCCGCAGGGCTGGGCTTCCGGCCGGAGCTGGTGCTGGACGGGCCGCTCGACAGCGCGGTGCCCGAGGAGCTGCGCGCCGACCTGCTCGCGGTGATCCGCGAAGCGCTGTCCAACGTGGTGCGGCACGCCGGGGCGAGCCGGGTGCGGGTGCGGGTGGGCGTCGGATCCGGCGGGCTCGCCGTCACGGTCGGCGACGACGGCTGCGGCGGCGCGGTGGCCCGGGGCGGGCTGGTCAACCTCGGGGAGCGGGCGGCGCTGCGCGGCGGGTCGCTGTCCGTCGAGCCGAACGAGCCCACCGGCACCGTGCTCGACTGGCGGGTGCCGCTGGGCTAGCGCTGGCCCTGCTCGCGCAGCTTGACCGCGAGGATCGCGGCCTGGGTGCGCCGCTCCAGGCCGAGCTTGGCCAGCAGGCTGGACACGTAGTTCTTGACCGTCTTCTCGGCCAGGAACATCTGCGCCGCGATCTGCCGGTTGGTCAGGCCGTCGGCGACGTAGCCGAGGATCTTGCGCTCCTGCTCGGTGAGCGACTTGAGCTGGTCCGGCTGGTGCTGCGGGTTGCGGATGCGCTCCAGCACCCGCAGGGTCACCGCCGGGTCGAGCAGCGACTGCCCGGCTGCGACCCGGCGTACGGCGTCGACCAGGTCGGTGCCCCGGATCTGCTTGAGCACGTACCCGGCGGCGCCCGCCATGATCGCGGCGAACAGCGCCTCGTCGTCCTCGTACGACGTCAGGATCAGGCCCTTGATGTCCGGGTCGACCGACCGAACGTCGCGGCACACGTCGATGCCGCTGCCGTCGGGCAGCCGGGCGTCCAGCACGGCGACGTCGGGGCGCAGCGCGGGGATGCGCCGCACCGCCTCGGCCGCCGAGCCCGACTCGCCCACGACCTCGATGTCGCCGTCGGCCTGCAGCAGGTCGCTCAGCCCGCGCCGCACCACCTCGTGGTCGTCGAGCAGGAACACACGGATCACTCCTGCAGTCTGCCCGCTCACAGGCCACCGCGGGAAGGGACCTAAGTCCCGGCTGGGAAGGTGACCCACGTCCCGGCCAGCCACTACCGGCGGCCCTGCCCGGCCGCGGTGACGAGGCGCACAGTGGACTCATGCGAGCCGACGAATCCCTGCCTGACGAGGTGCTGCGTGACGCGGCCCGGACCGCGCTCGCCGCTCCCTCCATCTTCAACACGCAGCCGTGGCGCTGGGTCACCGGGGGCGGCCGGCTGCGGCTTTACGCCGACCGCCAGCGCCAGCTGCTGGTGGCCGACCCGCAGGCCCGGCTGCTGACGGTCAGCTGCGGCGTCGCGCTGCACCACGCCCGGGTGGCGCTGGCCATGGCCGGGTACGCGGTGGACGTGCGCCGCCTGCCCGCCCCGGAGGACCCGGACCTGCTCGCCGAGCTGACCCTGACGGGGCCGCACGAGACCACCGCCGCGGAGCGGGGGGCGTTCGCGGCCATCCCGCGCCGGCGCACCGACCGGCGGGCGTTCACCGAGCGGCCGGTGGCGGCCGAGGTGTGCGCGGAGCTGGTCGCGGCGGCGCGGGCGCAGGGCGCCGACCTGCAGCTGGTGGGCGACGGCGAGCTGGCCGTGCTGGCGCTGAACGTGGTCCGCGCCGGGGCGCTGCGGATGGCCGATCCGGAATACCGGGCCGAGCTGGCCGACTGGACCCACCGGCCGCCGTGGAGCGGCGACGGGGTGGACACCGCGGGCGCGGTGCGGGCGGTGCCGCGCCGGGTGCCGGTGCGTGACTTCGCCCCGTTCGGGGGGCCGACGCTGGCGGCGGGGCCGGACTCGGACCGGGGCGCCCGCTACGCCGTGGTGTTCACCGAGCACGACGGCCCGGCGGACTGGCTGCGAGGCGGTGAGGCGCTGTCGGCGGTGCTGCTGACCGCCGTGCGCGCGGGACTGGGCACGGCACCGATCAGCGACGTCACCGAGCTGTCGGTGACCAGGGACGAGCTGCGCCGGCTGCTGCCGGACGGCGGCTACCCGCAGCTGGCGGTGCGGGTCGGCTACGCGCCGCCGGGCGAGCCGCCGCGTACGGTGCGCCGCCTGTTCGAGGAGGTGCTGGAGGCGTGAGCACGGGGGAGGCGGCCGCACCGGGCCGCCTCCCCCGTCACGTCACACCAGCGTCAGGCTGGCGCGGCGCTTCTCACGATCGATCTCCAGGATCCGTACCGTGACGCTCGAACCGACCTGCGGCTCGGTCTCGCCGTACAGCAGGCCGTCGGCGTCGTCGGCGATCCTGACGAAGGCGCCGAAGGGCACGATCGAGACGACCTGGCCGACCAGGACGTCCCCGGTGTTGAGTTCCTCGAAGCGGGACATGCGCTCACCTCCTTCCTCGGCAGGCTCCGCTCGTGCGGGCGACGACGAAGGAGGGCGGGCCGCGGGCCCGCCGGGCGATCACGGCACAGCCGGATGCCTGTTCTGATCACGGCACTGGGCCGACCCGGCAGTCACGCGCCAGACCATAACGGCCCGGCCGGTCCCGGGGCAATCCGGATATGCGGCCCGCGCCACCCGGATATGAACTTGCAGTCTCTGCAAGTTCCAGCTTGAATCGTGCGGTGGTTCCCGACGTGCACTCCGACGCCGCCCCGCTGGGCCGGCGTGACCTGCGCAAGCAGCAGACCCGGGCCGCGCTGACCGGCGCGGCGCTGCGACTGTGCGCCGATCGCGGGTTCGACCACGTGACCGTGGACGACATCAGCGCCGCCGCGGGCGTCTCGCCGCGCACGTTCTTCAACTACTTCGCCTCCAAGGAGGACGCCGTGCTCGGCGACCACCTGGTCGAGGTGGACGCGATGCGCGCGCGGCTGGCCGCGCTGCTGCCCGCGATGCCGGTGCTGGAGGCGGTCCGCCGCGCGGTGCTGCTGGTCGTCGCGGCGATGGAGGCCGACCGCGACCACTGGTTCCTGCGCATGGAGGTGTTCCACCGCAGCCCGCAGCTGCTGCCCCGGCTGGTGCTCAGCGGCGCCGAGGCCGAACGGGTGACCACCGAGCTGATCGCCGCGCACCTGGGTGTCGACCCCGTCGCCCACGGCTATCCGGCGCTCGTCGTCGCCACCACCAGCGCGGCCTTCCGGGTCGCCGCGACCCGCTGGATGGAGGCGGGTGGCCGGCTGTCGCTGGGCGCCCTGGTCGACGAGGCGTTCACCGATCTGGCCGCGGGGCTGCCCGACCGCGCCGCCTGATCCCGGCCCCCGTCCCCCCGGGTGATCCTCACCCGGTCGAAACATCACGTGAGGAAACGAATGACCACCACCGCCAACCCGCCCGACCAGGCGGACCAGGGCGCCGAGCCCACCTCCATGTCGAGGCGCGAGGTGATGCAGGCACTGTCCGGGCTGATGCTCGGCATGTTCGTGTCCATCCTCGCGTCGACGATCGTCGCCAACGCGCTGCCGCGCATCATCGGCGCGCTGCACGGCAGCCAGTCCGTCTACACCTGGATCGTCACCATCGAGCTGCTTGCCATGACGGCCACCGTTCCGCTGTGGGGCAAGGCGGCCGACCTCTACAGCAAGAAGCTGCTCATCCAGCTCTCGCTCGGCCTGTTCGTCGTGGGCTCGCTCATCGCCGGTCTCTCCCAGAACGTCGAGACCCTGCTCGTCAGCCGGCTGGTCCAGGGCGTCGGCGCGGGTGGCATGACCGCGCTCGCCATGATCGTCATGGCGGCGATGATCCCGCCGCGCGAGATGGGCCGCTATTCCGGCATCTTCGGTGCGGTCTTCGGCATCGGCACCATCGCCGGGCCGCTGATCGGCGGCGTCATCGTCGACACCGACTGGCTCGGCTGGCGCTGGACGTTCCTGATCGGCGTGCCGTTCACGCTGCTGTCGATCTACCTGCTGCAGCGCACCCTGCACCTGCCAGCGACCCCGCCCGGCAAGGTGAAGATCGACTACCTCGGCGCGTTCCTGATCACCGCGGGCGTGTCCACGCTGCTGGTCTGGTCGACGCTGGCCGGGCAGAAGTTCGCCTGGGCCTCGGGCTGGACCGCGCTGCTGGTCTCGGCGGGCGTGGTGCTGCTGGCCCTGGCCGTGCTGGTCGAGTCGCGGGCCGCCGAGCCGATCATCCCGCTGAACCTGTTCCGCAACCGCACGGTCGCCCTGACCATCATCGCCAGTGTGCTGGTGGGTCTGGCGATGATGGGCGGCGCGGTGTTCCTGTCGCAGTACTTCCAGATCTCGCTGGGCAAGTCACCGACGGTCGCCGGCCTGATGAGCCTGCCGATGATCTTCGGTCTGCTGGTGTCGTCCACGGTCGCGGGCGGTCTCATCACCAAGTACGGCAAGTGGAAGATCTACCTGGTCGCGGGCGGCGTCATCATGACCGCGGGCATGCTGCTGCTCGGCACCATCGACCACACCACCAGCGTGCCGCTGCTGTCGGCGTACATGGCGGTGCTCGGCATCGGCGTCGGCCTGCTCATGCAGAACCTGGTGCTCGCCGCGCAGAACGACGTGCCCGCGCACGAGCTCGGCGTGGCCACCTCGGTGCTGACGTTCTTCCGCAGCATGGGCGGTGCCATCGGCGTGAGCGCGCTGGGCGCGGTCATGGCCAACCGGATCACCGACCTGTCGGCGGAGAAGTTCGGCCCCGCCGCGGCCGGTGGCGGTTCGACCCAGGTCCCCGACCTGGCCGCACTGCCGCCCGCGGTCCGGGCGATCATCGCCGAGATCTACGGCGTCGCCACCGCGGACCTGTTCCTGATCGGCGCCCCGTTCGCCGCGCTGGCGCTGATCGTGGTGCTGTTCATCAAGGAGAAGCCGCTCAGCACGCTCAGCGGTGCCGACCGCCTGGCCCAGGAGAGCGCCGCCGACAGCGCCGACCTCGGCGCCGAGGACGGCGCGGACGCTGCTCCGGCGGCCGGCAAGCGGCCCGACGAGCCGCTGGCGGTCGGCTGACCCAGCGCCTCTGCTCTGCTTACAGGACCGTTGCGGCTCTGTGAGCAGAGCAGAGCGGGCCGGGCGCCGCCGCGAGTGGGCGAACCGCGCATACGCCCGCCCCCGGGGCCGGCGCCGCGCCGTGATCACCGCGAAGCCGCGCACCTGAGCCGCCCGCGCGCGTACGATTGATCATCTGGAGGCGAGCCATGCAGCCGATGACCCCGATGTACCGCGACGAGGAGGATCTCCGGCACGACAACCGGGCGGCGTGCGTACGCGCGTGCAACCTGTGCGCCGAGGCGTGCAACGCCTGCGCCGACGCGTGCCTGGGCGATCCGGCCGTGGCCGAGCTGGTGATCTGCATCCGCACGAACCTCGACACCGCCGACATGTGCGCGACCGCCGGCGAGATCCTCGACCGCTTCCGCGGCAACCATCCCGAGCTGGTCCGCTCCGTGCTGGAGGCGTGCGCGACGGTCTGCGACGTGTGCGCGAACGAGTGCCGGGCCCATGCCGACCGCCGCCCGAGCTGCGCGGCGGCCGCCGACGCCTGCGACGCCTGCGCCGCGGCCTGCCGCGTGATGCTCGCCGAGGCGTCCCTGGCCGAACCCGCGCTGCGCTGACCCCGCCCGGCTGTGACCTATGTCCCAGCCGGTGGCGATCTGTCACATCGCGGCCCCCATGTCCCGTCGTTCCCGGGACGGGGGCCTCCGGTCTCCGTGAAACTGGAGAACGGAAGGGGAGTGCCTGATGAGCCAGCGCATGAACGTGGGCGAGATCGCGCCGGAGGGTTACCGGGCCGTGCTGGGCCTGGAGAAGTACCTGCGCCACCAGCTCGACGCCCGCCTGCTGGACCTGGTCAAGCTGCGCGCGTCCATGCTGAACGGCTGCGCGTACTGCGTCGACCTGCACGGCGGGGACCTGCTCAAGCACGGCGAGGACGTGCGCCGCGTGCTCGGCGTCAGCACCTGGCGCGAGTTCCCCGGCTTCGACGCCCGTGAACGGGCCGCGCTCGCCCTGACCGACGAGGTGACCCGGCTCGGCGAGCACGGCGTCTCCGACGAGGTGTGGGACACCGCCCGCGCCAGCTTCACCGACAAGGAGGTCGCCGACTTGATCCTCGCGATCGGACTCATCAACCTGTGGAACCGCATCGGCGTGACCACCCGGCTGGAACCGGTGCTGTGATGTCCGCCGTCACCGAGGCACGCGCCGTGGCCGCCGACGGATTCGAGCAGCACCGCCCGGTGCTGCTCGGCCTGGCGTACCGGATGCTCGGCAGCTGGTGGGACGCCGAGGACGTGCTGCAGGAGACCTGGCTGCGCTGGCATGACGCGGACCGGGCGGCGCTGGCCGACCCGCGCGGCTGGCTGGTCACCGTCACCACCCGGCTGGCGCTGGACCAGCTGCGCTCGGCGCGCCGCCGCCGGGAGACCTACCCGGGCACCTGGCTGCCCGAGCCGGCCCCGATCGGGCGGCAGGTCACCGACCCGGCGGAGACGGCGCAGCAGCGCGAGACGCTGTCCCTGGCCGCGCTGCGCCTGCTGGAGCGGCTCACCCCGCCGGAGCGCGCGGTGTATCTGCTGCGCGAGACGTTCGAGCTGCCGTACGCCGAGATCGCGCAGACCCTGGGGCTGACCGAGGCCAACGCCCGCCAGCTGCACCGGCGCGCGGC
The Catellatospora sp. IY07-71 DNA segment above includes these coding regions:
- a CDS encoding nitroreductase family protein, with amino-acid sequence MRADESLPDEVLRDAARTALAAPSIFNTQPWRWVTGGGRLRLYADRQRQLLVADPQARLLTVSCGVALHHARVALAMAGYAVDVRRLPAPEDPDLLAELTLTGPHETTAAERGAFAAIPRRRTDRRAFTERPVAAEVCAELVAAARAQGADLQLVGDGELAVLALNVVRAGALRMADPEYRAELADWTHRPPWSGDGVDTAGAVRAVPRRVPVRDFAPFGGPTLAAGPDSDRGARYAVVFTEHDGPADWLRGGEALSAVLLTAVRAGLGTAPISDVTELSVTRDELRRLLPDGGYPQLAVRVGYAPPGEPPRTVRRLFEEVLEA
- a CDS encoding carboxymuconolactone decarboxylase family protein; the protein is MSQRMNVGEIAPEGYRAVLGLEKYLRHQLDARLLDLVKLRASMLNGCAYCVDLHGGDLLKHGEDVRRVLGVSTWREFPGFDARERAALALTDEVTRLGEHGVSDEVWDTARASFTDKEVADLILAIGLINLWNRIGVTTRLEPVL
- a CDS encoding four-helix bundle copper-binding protein yields the protein MQPMTPMYRDEEDLRHDNRAACVRACNLCAEACNACADACLGDPAVAELVICIRTNLDTADMCATAGEILDRFRGNHPELVRSVLEACATVCDVCANECRAHADRRPSCAAAADACDACAAACRVMLAEASLAEPALR
- a CDS encoding TetR family transcriptional regulator; translated protein: MVPDVHSDAAPLGRRDLRKQQTRAALTGAALRLCADRGFDHVTVDDISAAAGVSPRTFFNYFASKEDAVLGDHLVEVDAMRARLAALLPAMPVLEAVRRAVLLVVAAMEADRDHWFLRMEVFHRSPQLLPRLVLSGAEAERVTTELIAAHLGVDPVAHGYPALVVATTSAAFRVAATRWMEAGGRLSLGALVDEAFTDLAAGLPDRAA
- a CDS encoding GAF domain-containing sensor histidine kinase; translated protein: MASRERLRSLLDAVVGIGTDLDLRSTLERIVVAACHLADARYGALGVVGPDRTLVEFITHGIDPRAHAAIGDLPTGHGVLGLLIAEPHPVRVPDISAHPRSVGFPPHHPPMKSFLGVPIRIRDQVFGNLYLAEKREAASFTEDDEEITMALAAAAGAAIENARLYALAQRRQHWLAATSEITTALSGDLSTGEALALVARRAREVAEASLVAVLLHDEAAGTLRVAAVDAAEPVPGLSGAELPAGQTGLRPVLDLHQVVALERLGKAAPWPVPVPDVRAVAAPLAGAQGVLLVGYPGPARVDDELLLTAFAGQAGLALQQARAREDREQLLVLSDRERIARDLHDVVIQRLFATGLQLQTVAGMAGQRPEVASRIGTAVDALDSTIRDIRGAIFELRSPAGESLRAELRGLAEDAAAGLGFRPELVLDGPLDSAVPEELRADLLAVIREALSNVVRHAGASRVRVRVGVGSGGLAVTVGDDGCGGAVARGGLVNLGERAALRGGSLSVEPNEPTGTVLDWRVPLG
- a CDS encoding response regulator transcription factor; its protein translation is MIRVFLLDDHEVVRRGLSDLLQADGDIEVVGESGSAAEAVRRIPALRPDVAVLDARLPDGSGIDVCRDVRSVDPDIKGLILTSYEDDEALFAAIMAGAAGYVLKQIRGTDLVDAVRRVAAGQSLLDPAVTLRVLERIRNPQHQPDQLKSLTEQERKILGYVADGLTNRQIAAQMFLAEKTVKNYVSSLLAKLGLERRTQAAILAVKLREQGQR
- the sigJ gene encoding RNA polymerase sigma factor SigJ, translated to MSAVTEARAVAADGFEQHRPVLLGLAYRMLGSWWDAEDVLQETWLRWHDADRAALADPRGWLVTVTTRLALDQLRSARRRRETYPGTWLPEPAPIGRQVTDPAETAQQRETLSLAALRLLERLTPPERAVYLLRETFELPYAEIAQTLGLTEANARQLHRRAADHVGEDRSRFAVDTVDHRALVERFLAAASTGDRAALEELLADEVVLWSDGGGKVRAALNPVVGAPKVARFIIGITEKASRVEWRVAEVNGGPAAIVLLGPGWQLLTWESEAGHIVGLQLLSNPDKLRALVPPSP
- a CDS encoding MDR family MFS transporter: MTTTANPPDQADQGAEPTSMSRREVMQALSGLMLGMFVSILASTIVANALPRIIGALHGSQSVYTWIVTIELLAMTATVPLWGKAADLYSKKLLIQLSLGLFVVGSLIAGLSQNVETLLVSRLVQGVGAGGMTALAMIVMAAMIPPREMGRYSGIFGAVFGIGTIAGPLIGGVIVDTDWLGWRWTFLIGVPFTLLSIYLLQRTLHLPATPPGKVKIDYLGAFLITAGVSTLLVWSTLAGQKFAWASGWTALLVSAGVVLLALAVLVESRAAEPIIPLNLFRNRTVALTIIASVLVGLAMMGGAVFLSQYFQISLGKSPTVAGLMSLPMIFGLLVSSTVAGGLITKYGKWKIYLVAGGVIMTAGMLLLGTIDHTTSVPLLSAYMAVLGIGVGLLMQNLVLAAQNDVPAHELGVATSVLTFFRSMGGAIGVSALGAVMANRITDLSAEKFGPAAAGGGSTQVPDLAALPPAVRAIIAEIYGVATADLFLIGAPFAALALIVVLFIKEKPLSTLSGADRLAQESAADSADLGAEDGADAAPAAGKRPDEPLAVG
- a CDS encoding S1 RNA-binding domain-containing protein; its protein translation is MSRFEELNTGDVLVGQVVSIVPFGAFVRIADDADGLLYGETEPQVGSSVTVRILEIDREKRRASLTLV